The Bacillota bacterium genome includes the window GCGCGGCTGGGCATCGGCTGGGTGCCGCAGGAGCGGCGCATCTTCCCCGACCTGACGGTGCGCGAGAACCTGCTGGTGGCGGCGCGCCCCGAGGCCGGCCGCCCGGAGCGGCGCATGGAGGAGGTGCTGGCCTTCTTCCCGTTACTCGGGCCGCTCCTGGACCGGCGCGGCGGCCTCCTCTCAGGCGGCGAGCAGCAGCTCCTGGCCGTCGCCCGCGCGCTGATGGGCCGCCCGCGCCTCCTCCTCCTGGACGAGCCGACGGAGGGGCTGGCGCCGGTGATGGTGGAGGCGGTGGCCGAGCTCCTGCTGCAGCTCCGTCGCGAGCGGATCAGCGTCCTCCTGGCCGAGCAGAACCTGCGCTTCGCCAGCCGGGTGGCGGAGTGGGGCGTCGTCCTGCAGACCGGCTCGGTCGTCCTCTCGAGCCCCATGGAGGTCTGCGCCCGCTCGCCCGAGGTGGCCCGCCGCCTGGTCCCCTCGGCCTGAGCCGCCGGGTCACGCGCGCCTGTCGAGCCGCCTCCCGGCGGTCTCGCGGCAGGCCGGGCAGAGCCCTCCCCCGTCCTCGTCCTCGCCCTCGCCCTCGCTCCGGAAGGGCGTGCCGCAGAGCGCGCAGCGGGCGAGCTCCCCCTCGGCCAGCGGGGCCGGCCCGGGCTCCAGCGGCAGGAGGCCCGGCTCCAGCCGGAGGAAGCCCGACGGGCAGGCGGCGGTGCAGAGGCCGCAGCCCGAGCAGCGCCAGGCCTCGAAGAGGAGGCGGAAGCGCCCGCCCCCCTCCGGCTGCTCCAGGCGGAGCGCCTCCTCCGGGCAGAGCTCCGCGCAGAGGCCGCAGCCCTGGCAGGTGGCACCGTCTGGTGCGGAAGAGCCCAGCCGCCAGAGGGGGAGCCCCTCCGCCCTCTCCCGCGAGGCGCCAACCCCCTCCGGCCCGCCGGCCGCCAGCGGCCACCAGGGTGCCAGGCGGCGCCGGCGCGAGCCGGTGGCGCGGGGAAGGTGGCCGTCCGACCAGAGCGCCGGCGGCGCCTCGCCGGACGGGACGGGCAGGGCGGCCAGCGCGCCCGCGCCCGCCTCGCGCCCCGCCAGGCGGAAGAGGTCGCGGCGGGAGAGGCGCGGCCCGCCACCCGGTGCCGGGCGGGAGACCGGCGGGCCCTCCTCCGCGGCCGCGCCGGGCGCCCCGGGCCGCTCCTCGCACAGCCCGACCAGCGGTGTGAGGTCGCTCCAGGCAGCCAGACGCCTGGCCTGTCCGAGTCGCTCCGCGAAGGCCTGGCGCCCGCGGGCCAGCGGGCAGGCGGCGCAGTCGCCGTGGATCAGGAGGAGCGGGCGGGCGGCGCTCTCCAGGAGGGCGGGCAGGTCGAGCGCGCCCAGGCAGGGGATGGCTTCCTCGCCCGGCCGGGCGGGGCCGGCGCCGGTGCAGCGCAGGCGCCGGCCCTCCGGGCCGCGGGTGGGCGCGGGCGGCGCGCCCTCCCAGCGGAGCGCCTCGGTGGGGCAGGCGGCGAGGCAGAGGCCGCAGCGGAGGCAGCGCTCGCCGTCGACGCGCACCGCCGCGGCGCCTCCCGCCTCCCCGAAGAGGATCGCCCCGCAGGGGCAGGCCTCGGCGCAGGCGCGGCAGTCGCCCAGGCGGTGGCGGGCGCGGACGCAGCGCGCCGGCAGCCAGCGCACCGGCGCCGCCTGCCAGCGCTCCAGGAACCGCTCCAGCACTCGCCAGCCCGCCTCCGCCACGCCGCCCGGCCCCCTCCCTCAGAGGAGCCGCATCGGCACGCCCGCGCCCACCACCAGAAGGCGCAGGCAGAGCCCGCCCACCAGCACCAGGCCCGCCTCCAGCCCCAGCCAGGCCGGCCGCGTCAACACCCGCGCCCAGAGGCGCGGCGCCGCCAGCAGCTCGAAGAGGGCGGGCAGCGCCAGGCCGGCGCCCACCAGCCCCAGCCAGAAGGCGGGGGCCAGCGGCCCCGCCACCACCAGGCGGTAGGAGAGGCGCGCCGCCTCCGGCCCGTGCGCCGCGAAGTAGAGATAGAGCGCCAGCACCGCCGCCTCCGCCACCAGCAGCGCCCGGTGCAGGTCGCGGAAGCCCTCCAGCTCCACCCGGCCGCGCTCCACGAGGAGCGCCGTCAGCGAGGCGGCCGACATCCCCGCCGAGGCGGCCGAGAGGACGAAGAGGACGGGCAGCAGCGCGTTGTTCCAGAAGGGGATGGCCTGGACGACGCCCAGGAGGACGCCCGTGTAGAGCGCCACGCCCAGCGCGAAGAGCGCCGTCAGCCCGGCCCACCAGCGCGGCGGCCGCAGCCCGGCCAGCGGCCCGTACCCGTCCACGACGGAGAGCACCAGGAAGATGCTGAGGATCCAGGTGCCCAGCGTCATCACCGAGGCCGGGTGGCTGTAGAGCCCCAGGATGCGCAGCGGGTGCATCCGCCCCGCGCCCAGGTCGAAGACCAGGAGCAGCGTCCCCGCCGCCACCAGCGGCGCGGCCAGCCGCCGCCCGGCCGTCACCAGGCTCTCCGGCCCCTGCCGCCGCTCCGCCCACCAGGCGAAGAGGCAGGCGCCCGCGCCCACGCCCGCCAGGAAGAGATAGACGATCACCGGCCAACCCCACGTGCTCTGCGCGAGACCCTGCGCGTCCGGCATCCCGGCTCACCCCCGTGCGGCGCTGGCTCTAGAAGACGTAGAAGACGCTGGGCTGCGTCCCCAGCTCCGGGTGGAGCGGCACCGCCTTCCGCTCCGCGATGGCCCGGCTCACCTCGCTGGTCGGGTCGCCCAGGTTGCCGAAGAGGCGGGCCTGGCCGATGCAGGTCTCCACGCAGGCCGGCTGGAGCCCCTGCTCCACGCGGCTCGTGCAGAAGACGCACTTGGCCACCGTCCCCTGCGCCTCGTCGAACTGGCGGGCGCCGTAGGGGCAGGCGGTCATGCAGTAGCGGCAGCCCACGCAGCGCTCGTAGTCCATCTGCACCGTCCCGGTGGCCGGGTCGCGGTAGGTGGCGCCCGTGGGGCAGACCTGCACGCAGGGCGGTTCCTGGCAGTGCATGCACTGGACGGGCAGCGTGATGCGCTGCACGGCGGGGAAGCGCCCCGTCTCGAAGCTGCGCAGGTGGACGCCCGACTCGCCCGCCGGCAGCCCGTAGAGGGCCTCGCAGGCCACCGTGCAGGCCGAGCACTGCGCGCAGAGCGTCAGGTCGATCAGCATGCCGTAGCGGGCCACGGCTCACACCACCTTCCGCACGGTGACCAGCGTCTCCGCCGCCGCGCAGGCGCCCGAGTAGGGGGCGGAGCGGACGGGCGTCAGCACCGCGTCCGAGGCGCCCTTCCCGTAGGCCAGGCGCTGGGCGGGGGAGATGCAGCCGAAGCCGTGCGCCATCCAGACCGCCTCGGGGACGATGCCCTCCGTCAGGTGGGCCTTCAGGCGCTGGCTCGCCACCTCCGAGCGGACCTCCACCAGGTCGCCCTCCGCGATGCCCAGGGCGCGCGCCCGGCTGGGATGGATCCAGAGCTGGTTCTCCGGCATCAGCGCGTGCAGGTAGGCCAGGTTCTCCGTCGAGGTGTGGGTGTGCATGGGCACGTGGCCGGTGATCAGCCGGAAGTTCCCACCGTCCGGCTCCACCAGCGGCGGCTCCCAGACGGGCACCGCCGGGCCGCCGGCCTGGACCATGGCGGAGGAAGCCAGCTCGATCTTCCCCGACGGCGTCTTCAGCGCCGCCGGCTGCGCGGCGGCCGGGGCGCGCACCGGGAGCGGCACCTCGCGCTCGGCCAGGTCGGCCGGCCTGAGGCCCAGCGGCGCCAGCAGCGCCGCGTTGTACTCCTCCAGCGTGTAGCCGAAGGCGGCGCCCAGGCCGGTCGCCTGCGCCAGCCGGCGGAGGATCTCGTCCTCGCCCAGCGTGTCGTAGATCGGCGGGATGGCCGGCTGCGGCAGGACCAGGTTGCCGCCCGAGACCTGCACCGGGCCCAGCCGCTCCAGGTAGGTGGACTCGGGCAGGACGTAGTCGGCGGCGGTCCAGGCGGTGTCGCTCATCTGGTGGTCGATGACCACCACCAGGTCCAGCTTCCGGAGGGCCCGGACCAGGCGGTCGCCGTCGGGGTAGGCTCGCACCGGGTTGGTGTGGTAGACCACCACCGCCCGGACGGGGTAGGGCTTCCCGCTCTCGATCACCTCGGGCAGCGCCTGGGCGCGCCCCATCCCCTTGGCCAGCGGCCACTCCGGCCCGCCGGCGCCGTCGAAGCGCGGCAGCTTGGGCGCCTCGGGGATCGGCTGGAGGAGCGCCAGGCTCTTCTCGTCGGGGAGGGGCGAGGCTCCGGGCAGCTTCAGCCCGCCCTTCTGCCCCAGGTTGCCCAGCAGCGCGTTGAGGCAGGCGGTGGCGCGGGTGAGCGCCACCCCGTTCCAGTACATGCCCCCCTGCGGCCCGTGCCAGCCGGGGTCGACGAAGGCGGCCGGGGCGGCCGCCGCCAGCCCGCGGGCGATGCGGGTGATGGTGGCGGCGTCGACGCCCGACTTCTCGGCCGCCCAGTCGGGCGTGTAGGGGGCCACCGCCCGCGCCAGCTCCTCGAAGCCCACCGTCTGGGCGACCGCCTCGGGGCGGACGAGGCGCTCGGCGATCAGAACGTGGATCATGGCCAGGACGACCGCCAGGTCGGTCCCCGGCCGGACCGGCACCCACTCGTCGGCCAGCGAGGCGAAGCCGCTCAGCCGCGGGTCGAAGGCGACCAGGTGGGCGCCGTGGCGGCGGGCCGTCATCAGTCCTTGCACCTGGGGGTTGGAGATGCCGTCGTTGATGCCCCGGCCGAAGGAGACGTAGTAGCGCGTGTTGGCGTAGTCGCCCGAGGGGACGGCGCCCAGCGTGGCCAGCCAGCCGACGTTCCGGCTGGAGTAGCAGGTGGGCGCGTGCGGCGTCCAGTTGGGCGAGCCGTAGGCGTTCAGGAAGCGCTGCTCCCAGCTGGCCAGCACCTCGGGGTGCGTCAGCCAGACCAGAGCCTGCGGTCCTTCCTTCGACCGCAGCTCGGCCAGCTTGGCACCGATCTCCCGGAACGCCTGCTCCCAGGAGACGGGCCGGAAGGCGCCGGAGGCGTCACGCCGGAGCGGCTGGCGCAGCCGGTCGGGATCGTAGACCACCTGCAGGCCCGCCTGGCCCCGGGCGCAGAGCCGGCCGCGGCTGACCGGATCCTCCGGGTTGCCGGTGATGCGCGTGATCTTCCCGTCACGGACGTGGACGAGGATGCCGCAGTGCGTCGAGCACATCTGGCAGATGGAGGGGACGAGCTTCTCCGGTGCGGAGGGCGGCGCCGAGGCCGCCCAGGCGCGCCC containing:
- a CDS encoding 4Fe-4S dicluster domain-containing protein, whose translation is MAEAGWRVLERFLERWQAAPVRWLPARCVRARHRLGDCRACAEACPCGAILFGEAGGAAAVRVDGERCLRCGLCLAACPTEALRWEGAPPAPTRGPEGRRLRCTGAGPARPGEEAIPCLGALDLPALLESAARPLLLIHGDCAACPLARGRQAFAERLGQARRLAAWSDLTPLVGLCEERPGAPGAAAEEGPPVSRPAPGGGPRLSRRDLFRLAGREAGAGALAALPVPSGEAPPALWSDGHLPRATGSRRRRLAPWWPLAAGGPEGVGASRERAEGLPLWRLGSSAPDGATCQGCGLCAELCPEEALRLEQPEGGGRFRLLFEAWRCSGCGLCTAACPSGFLRLEPGLLPLEPGPAPLAEGELARCALCGTPFRSEGEGEDEDGGGLCPACRETAGRRLDRRA
- a CDS encoding molybdopterin-dependent oxidoreductase, yielding MGNAGVGERRISRRRFLAGSGAAVAGLALAGSLARRARPGGRAWAASAPPSAPEKLVPSICQMCSTHCGILVHVRDGKITRITGNPEDPVSRGRLCARGQAGLQVVYDPDRLRQPLRRDASGAFRPVSWEQAFREIGAKLAELRSKEGPQALVWLTHPEVLASWEQRFLNAYGSPNWTPHAPTCYSSRNVGWLATLGAVPSGDYANTRYYVSFGRGINDGISNPQVQGLMTARRHGAHLVAFDPRLSGFASLADEWVPVRPGTDLAVVLAMIHVLIAERLVRPEAVAQTVGFEELARAVAPYTPDWAAEKSGVDAATITRIARGLAAAAPAAFVDPGWHGPQGGMYWNGVALTRATACLNALLGNLGQKGGLKLPGASPLPDEKSLALLQPIPEAPKLPRFDGAGGPEWPLAKGMGRAQALPEVIESGKPYPVRAVVVYHTNPVRAYPDGDRLVRALRKLDLVVVIDHQMSDTAWTAADYVLPESTYLERLGPVQVSGGNLVLPQPAIPPIYDTLGEDEILRRLAQATGLGAAFGYTLEEYNAALLAPLGLRPADLAEREVPLPVRAPAAAQPAALKTPSGKIELASSAMVQAGGPAVPVWEPPLVEPDGGNFRLITGHVPMHTHTSTENLAYLHALMPENQLWIHPSRARALGIAEGDLVEVRSEVASQRLKAHLTEGIVPEAVWMAHGFGCISPAQRLAYGKGASDAVLTPVRSAPYSGACAAAETLVTVRKVV
- the nrfD gene encoding polysulfide reductase NrfD; protein product: MPDAQGLAQSTWGWPVIVYLFLAGVGAGACLFAWWAERRQGPESLVTAGRRLAAPLVAAGTLLLVFDLGAGRMHPLRILGLYSHPASVMTLGTWILSIFLVLSVVDGYGPLAGLRPPRWWAGLTALFALGVALYTGVLLGVVQAIPFWNNALLPVLFVLSAASAGMSAASLTALLVERGRVELEGFRDLHRALLVAEAAVLALYLYFAAHGPEAARLSYRLVVAGPLAPAFWLGLVGAGLALPALFELLAAPRLWARVLTRPAWLGLEAGLVLVGGLCLRLLVVGAGVPMRLL
- a CDS encoding 4Fe-4S dicluster domain-containing protein, whose product is MARYGMLIDLTLCAQCSACTVACEALYGLPAGESGVHLRSFETGRFPAVQRITLPVQCMHCQEPPCVQVCPTGATYRDPATGTVQMDYERCVGCRYCMTACPYGARQFDEAQGTVAKCVFCTSRVEQGLQPACVETCIGQARLFGNLGDPTSEVSRAIAERKAVPLHPELGTQPSVFYVF
- a CDS encoding ABC transporter ATP-binding protein, encoding MAVERLEAGYGPLPVLFGVDLAVGHGQVVALLGRNGAGKTTLLRCVMGLTRRNAGRILFDGAEIGDLPPHRRARLGIGWVPQERRIFPDLTVRENLLVAARPEAGRPERRMEEVLAFFPLLGPLLDRRGGLLSGGEQQLLAVARALMGRPRLLLLDEPTEGLAPVMVEAVAELLLQLRRERISVLLAEQNLRFASRVAEWGVVLQTGSVVLSSPMEVCARSPEVARRLVPSA